In Oncorhynchus gorbuscha isolate QuinsamMale2020 ecotype Even-year linkage group LG02, OgorEven_v1.0, whole genome shotgun sequence, a single genomic region encodes these proteins:
- the LOC124014444 gene encoding hepatitis A virus cellular receptor 1 homolog isoform X1 yields the protein METRCISGWFLLCLLSVSECSQILGIEGQNITLPFKYDAKSHGLQHICWGKGIIPSSGGCDNEIISTDGFEVTRRSSVRYQLLGELKTGDVTLTISNITEKDSGTYGCRVQYVGWFNDEKYHVSLTIEKARVPTTSQTSANVTITPQTMDNHDHGPVTTTSTEYSSSLYYSESKSETRGHNLAVILGSILLVLTGVGIVSVLVMRKRWGRVAMGLQIPQLSGGSVLYRNSVSSLGLHTREMAVENVYQIEDNERDDYEDIH from the exons ATGGAGACTCGGTGCATTTCAGGCTGGTTTCTCCTCTGTCTACTTTCAG TCAGTGAATGCAGTCAAATCCTTGGTATTGAGGGTCAGAATATCACTCTGCCATTTAAATATGATGCCAAATCTCATGGTCTACAACACATTTGCTGGGGGAAAGGAATCATCCCGAGCTCTGGTGGTTGTGACAATGAAATCATCTCAACTGATGGGTTTGAAGTGACACGTAGATCGTCGGTTAGGTATCAGTTATTGGGTGAGCTGAAGACGGGGGACGTCACTCTAACCATCTCCAATATCACAGAGAAAGACTCTGGAACGTATGGATGTCGAGTGCAGTACGTTGGATGGTTCAACGATGAGAAATATCATGTCAGCTTGACCATTGAGAAAG CACGTGTCCCGACAACATCCCAGACATCTGCCAATGTAACCATAACCCCACAGACCATGGACAACCACGACCACG GTCCTGTGACCACAACATCCACTGAGTATTCATCCTCACTATATTACAGCGAATCAAAATCA GAGACGAGAGGCCACAACCTGGCTGTGATCCTGGGGTCCATTCTGCTTGTTCTGACAGGGGTGGGGATTGTGTCTGTACTCGTCATGA GAAAGCGATGGGGAAGAGTTGCCATGGGACTCCAAAT ACCACAGCTCTCTGGCGGCTCAGTCCTGTACAGAAACTCAGTGTCCAGCTTGGGCTTGCACACTCGAGAGATGGCTGTAGAGAACGTCTATCAGATagaggacaacgagagagacGACTATGAGGATATCCACTGA
- the LOC124014456 gene encoding hepatitis A virus cellular receptor 2 homolog → MAASSGPFFPRRWILVLLTFSARCSVSAFKVMEGATATLSCQYSVSRLGLSRVCWGRECGTFWCNNILAQTDKHGVISKVSDRYRLAGDVLAGEMDLGILDVKRTDSGPYCCRVDIDGIFNDKKIIQNLRVMKAPVTVLPTSTTVHVTEAPPTTEHWRAVESSHLAIPRQNTSLFPSQTLMEEPLPSFSLQINIPVLSLSLSLLLLIMGALVILGFKRGIHRRALKTGCLSAKEPPHIIYEIRMRRPVEENIYTLD, encoded by the exons ATGGCTGCTAGTTCTGGACCGTTTTTCCCCCGTCGTTGGATCCTCGTCCTCCTAACATTTTCAG CCAGGTGTTCAGTGTCAGCATTCAAGGTGATGGAAGGTGCTACTGCGACATTGTCCTGTCAATATTCAGTGAGCCGTTTGGGTTTGAGCCGCGTGTGCTGGGGACGAGAATGTGGCACGTTCTGGTGCAACAACATCCTCgcgcagacagacaaacatggcGTCATCTCCAAGGTGTCGGACAGGTACAGACTGGCAGGTGATGTCCTCGCGGGAGAAATGGACCTGGGAATTCTCGACGTCAAGCGGACAGACAGTGGGCCATACTGTTGCAGAGTGGACATAGATGGCATTTTCAACGACAAAAAAATTATTCAAAACTTAAGGGTCATGAAAG CTCCAGTGACCGTTTTGCCAACAAGCACCACTGTACATGTTACAGAAGCTCCTCCCACCACAG AACACTGGAGAGCTGTTGAATCATCACATCTAGCCATTCCAAGACAGAACACCAGTCTTTTCCCTTCGCAAACACTT ATGGAGGAGCCTCTTCCCAGCTTCTCTCTCCAGATCAACAtcccagtgctctctctctccctcagtctgctCCTACTTATAATGGGGGCTTTGGTGATATTGGGGTTTAAAC GAGGGATTCACAGAAGAGCTTTAAAGACAGGCTG TTTGTCAGCCAAAGAGCCGCCTCACATCATCTATGAGATCCGCATGAGGAGACCTGTGGAGGAGAACATCTATACTCTGGACTAG
- the LOC124014444 gene encoding hepatitis A virus cellular receptor 1 homolog isoform X3: METRCISGWFLLCLLSVSECSQILGIEGQNITLPFKYDAKSHGLQHICWGKGIIPSSGGCDNEIISTDGFEVTRRSSVRYQLLGELKTGDVTLTISNITEKDSGTYGCRVQYVGWFNDEKYHVSLTIEKARVPTTSQTSANVTITPQTMDNHDHGPVTTTSTEYSSSLYYSESKSETRGHNLAVILGSILLVLTGVGIVSVLVMRKRWGRVAMGLQI; encoded by the exons ATGGAGACTCGGTGCATTTCAGGCTGGTTTCTCCTCTGTCTACTTTCAG TCAGTGAATGCAGTCAAATCCTTGGTATTGAGGGTCAGAATATCACTCTGCCATTTAAATATGATGCCAAATCTCATGGTCTACAACACATTTGCTGGGGGAAAGGAATCATCCCGAGCTCTGGTGGTTGTGACAATGAAATCATCTCAACTGATGGGTTTGAAGTGACACGTAGATCGTCGGTTAGGTATCAGTTATTGGGTGAGCTGAAGACGGGGGACGTCACTCTAACCATCTCCAATATCACAGAGAAAGACTCTGGAACGTATGGATGTCGAGTGCAGTACGTTGGATGGTTCAACGATGAGAAATATCATGTCAGCTTGACCATTGAGAAAG CACGTGTCCCGACAACATCCCAGACATCTGCCAATGTAACCATAACCCCACAGACCATGGACAACCACGACCACG GTCCTGTGACCACAACATCCACTGAGTATTCATCCTCACTATATTACAGCGAATCAAAATCA GAGACGAGAGGCCACAACCTGGCTGTGATCCTGGGGTCCATTCTGCTTGTTCTGACAGGGGTGGGGATTGTGTCTGTACTCGTCATGA GAAAGCGATGGGGAAGAGTTGCCATGGGACTCCAAAT ATGA
- the LOC124014444 gene encoding hepatitis A virus cellular receptor 1 homolog isoform X2, with translation METRCISGWFLLCLLSVSECSQILGIEGQNITLPFKYDAKSHGLQHICWGKGIIPSSGGCDNEIISTDGFEVTRRSSVRYQLLGELKTGDVTLTISNITEKDSGTYGCRVQYVGWFNDEKYHVSLTIEKARVPTTSQTSANVTITPQTMDNHDHGPVTTTSTEYSSSLYYSESKSETRGHNLAVILGSILLVLTGVGIVSVLVMRKRWGRVAMGLQIPAIGGG, from the exons ATGGAGACTCGGTGCATTTCAGGCTGGTTTCTCCTCTGTCTACTTTCAG TCAGTGAATGCAGTCAAATCCTTGGTATTGAGGGTCAGAATATCACTCTGCCATTTAAATATGATGCCAAATCTCATGGTCTACAACACATTTGCTGGGGGAAAGGAATCATCCCGAGCTCTGGTGGTTGTGACAATGAAATCATCTCAACTGATGGGTTTGAAGTGACACGTAGATCGTCGGTTAGGTATCAGTTATTGGGTGAGCTGAAGACGGGGGACGTCACTCTAACCATCTCCAATATCACAGAGAAAGACTCTGGAACGTATGGATGTCGAGTGCAGTACGTTGGATGGTTCAACGATGAGAAATATCATGTCAGCTTGACCATTGAGAAAG CACGTGTCCCGACAACATCCCAGACATCTGCCAATGTAACCATAACCCCACAGACCATGGACAACCACGACCACG GTCCTGTGACCACAACATCCACTGAGTATTCATCCTCACTATATTACAGCGAATCAAAATCA GAGACGAGAGGCCACAACCTGGCTGTGATCCTGGGGTCCATTCTGCTTGTTCTGACAGGGGTGGGGATTGTGTCTGTACTCGTCATGA GAAAGCGATGGGGAAGAGTTGCCATGGGACTCCAAAT CCCTGCCATAGGAGGAGGTTAG